The following proteins come from a genomic window of Lolium rigidum isolate FL_2022 chromosome 5, APGP_CSIRO_Lrig_0.1, whole genome shotgun sequence:
- the LOC124655827 gene encoding putative disease resistance RPP13-like protein 3: MYRRDDYQYAVGLDHDVNNLEEMLFHKDHPELMFISIVGESGVGKSTLAYVIRDNMKGRFDVSLYYIVYNNFNTESLLQEVYQIVQEEIWEGRGISRTEEGTDIGVKLHNLLASKTFLLIIKGISSKTKLNCLKASLPDDNNGSRVVLIQDTENEEVAWHANSMNKESMNAIHMLSRLDTERSWQLFCLRVLRKDVSDEKEKMRKYDKVVYDITGGYPLAIVILAGLLRFKERPGQWEAVLRHLRAGTSTGLEQGHEGPATSQAGLSTTSTIERVFWASFEDLPNELKSCLLYFVTYPKNTHPTADGLVKKWMAEGFLRPHKGKTMEELGHDYLKELVLRCLVQVEGMHECGAIEYVGIHQNLVDLLQSEAHEAGFFEVHDIYNSFVPPSEQHISDSTWYNLKFLCGSKFLRVMDVRGVRIKKLPKEIGDLIHLRYLCVHCPTLGYLPSSIKRLFNLQTLDIRTTRVDKIHPCFWKIKTLRHVVAEELTLPNVLAEELDELQTLFGVKPAEEGEWEQSSPLLKMTKLRLLKLTGLVHTKHGAALESALRKMSSLRQLGLQSDQIPSCVFTAPSLRYLELVNLQGNVQWPEAALNLAVVRPNLVRVALQDSGELPQRISDELKRYY; this comes from the exons ATGTACAGGCGGGACGATTATCAGTATGCTGTGGGTTTGGACCACGACGTGAATAATCTTGAGGAAATGCTGTTTCATAAAGATCATCCTGAACTAATGTTCATATCCATAGTTGGGGAGAGCGGTGTTGGAAAGTCCACACTCGCATACGTTATCCGTGATAACATGAAGGGAAGGTTTGATGTATCATTGTATTATATTGTGTACAACAATTTCAACACAGAAAGCCTACTACAAGAGGTCTATCAAATAGTACAGGAAGAGATTTGGGAAGGACGAGGAATTTCTCGAACGGAGGAAG GAACTGATATCGGTGTAAAACTCCACAACCTCCTTGCCAGTAAGACGTTTCTGCTGATTATCAAGGGCATATCGTCCAAAACCAAGCTCAACTGCTTGAAGGCGTCCCTACCGGACGACAATAATGGCAGCCGGGTGGTGCTCATACAGGACACTGAGAACGAAGAAGTCGCGTGGCATGCTAATAGCATGAACAAAGAGAGCATGAATGCAATCCACATGTTGAGCCGTTTGGATACAGAAAGGAGCTGGCAGTTGTTCTGTTTGAGGGTCTTGAGGAAAGATGTATCCGATGAAAAGGAAAAGATGAGAAAGTACGATAAAGTTGTGTACGATATAACTGGGGGCTACCCGCTGGCTATAGTGATTCTGGCAGGTTTACTCCGATTCAAGGAGCGGCCGGGGCAGTGGGAAGCAGTGTTGCGACATCTCAGGGCTGGAACATCGACAGGATTGGAACAAGGCCATGAAGGGCCTGCAACATCACAAGCTGGCCTGTCGACAACAAGCACGATAGAGAGGGTGTTCTGGGCAAGCTTTGAAGACCTTCCCAACGAGCTCAAGTCATGCTTGCTCTATTTTGTCACATATCCCAAGAATACCCATCCGACTGCCGATGGGCTGGTGAAGAAGTGGATGGCCGAGGGATTCCTCAGGCCACACAAGGGGAAAACAATGGAGGAGCTGGGTCACGATTACCTCAAGGAACTGGTTTTGAGATGCCTTGTTCAGGTTGAAGGTATGCATGAGTGTGGTGCCATTGAATATGTTGGAATTCACCAAAACCTCGTGGATTTGCTGCAGTCAGAGGCTCATGAGGCTGGATTTTTTGAGGTGCATGACATATATAATTCCTTTGTGCCACCATCG GAACAACATATCAGTGATAGCACCTGGTATAACCTCAAGTTTTTGTGCGGGTCCAAGTTCCTTCGTGTGATGGATGTACGTGGAGTGAGGATCAAGAAGTTGCCCAAGGAGATTGGTGACCTGATCCATTTGCGGTACCTCTGTGTTCACTGCCCGACCCTAGGATACCTCCCGTCGAGCATTAAGAGACTATTCAACCTGCAAACGCTGGACATAAGGACGACTAGAGTCGACAAGATTCACCCGTGCTTCTGGAAGATTAAGACTCTGCGACATGTGGTTGCAGAAGAGCTCACGCTTCCAAATGTGCTTGCAGAAGAGCTCGATGAGTTGCAAACGCTCTTTGGTGTCAAGCCAGCTGAAGAAGGAGAATGGGAACAAAGTAGCCCGTTGCTCAAGATGACCAAACTTCGGTTACTGAAGCTCACTGGATTGGTGCATACTAAACATGGAGCTGCACTAGAGAGTGCTCTCCGGAAGATGAGTTCCCTCCGGCAACTGGGGCTGCAAAGTGATCAGATCCCTTCTTGTGTCTTCACCGCACCGAGCCTCCGATACCTTGAGTTAGTTAATCTACAGGGCAATGTGCAATGGCCCGAGGCCGCACTGAATCTTGCCGTGGTCCGACCAAACCTTGTTCGGGTCGCTCTGCAAGATAGCGGAGAGTTGCCTCAACGTATCAGCGACGAGTTGAAGAGGTACTACTGA